In Salmo salar chromosome ssa03, Ssal_v3.1, whole genome shotgun sequence, a single genomic region encodes these proteins:
- the LOC106599593 gene encoding cerebellin-2 — protein sequence MFLRFCTMLSLVLLGFGVAFSLGQNYTEPLVLEGKCLVVCDANPSAEGALTPSFGISVRASGAKVAFSALRGTNHEPSDMSNTSPTIYFDKVLVNIGNHFKLQASVFQAPRRGIYSFSFHVVKVYNRQTIQVNLMHNEYPIISAFAGDHDVTREAASNSVLLHLEREDKLYLKLERGDLMGGWRYSTFSGFLVFPL from the exons ATGTTTCTTCGATTTTGTACCATGCTTTCATTGGTCCTCCTAGGATTTGGCGTTGCCTTTTCGCTGGGACAGAATTACACAGAACCTCTTGTTTTGGAGGGAAAGTGTCTGGTGGTTTGTGATGCGAACCCGTCTGCAGAGGGAGCGTTGACCCCTTCCTTCGGGATATCTGTCCGGGCAAGCGGTGCTAAAGTGGCTTTCTCCGCACTCAGGGGAACGAACCACGAACCTTCTGATATGAGCAATACGTCTCCGACCATCTACTTTGACAAG GTATTAGTGAACATTGGCAACCATTTCAAGCTGCAAGCGAGTGTATTTCAAGCACCAAGAAGAGGCATTTACAGTTTTAGCTTCCATGTGGTGAAGGTTTACAACCGACAGACTATACAG GTAAACTTGATGCACAACGAATACCCTATAATATCAGCTTTCGCCGGGGACCATGATGTCACTCGAGAGGCTGCGAGCAATTCAGTCCTTCTGCACCTGGAACGGGAGGACAAACTCTACTTGAAGCTTGAGAGGGGGGATCTAATGGGTGGATGGAGGTACTCAACGTTTTCTGGATTCTTGGTGTTTCCTCTCTAA
- the LOC106599312 gene encoding neuropilin and tolloid-like protein 1, with protein sequence MVNKFALPLAVVAGLITLGLSGTPGKKAVTNNSGVTPIGQCGTWIKEAEGGLFTSPNYPQKYPPERTCIYIIEASPRQCIDLFFDEKYSIEPSWECKFDHIEVRDGPFSFSTLIGRYCGQESPLYIKSSGRYLHIKFVADGELEAIGFSARYNFTQDPEFKDMGVLPPLPFCEFDLGGSDGIIDSAAILKEGKALQTEAVDCRWFIRAPPKGRIYLRFLEYEMHNSNECKRNFVAVYDGSSSVEHLKNKFCSTVANDVMLVTSVGVIRMWADQGSRKSRFRILFTTFLEPPCEAEAFFCHSNMCINTSLVCNGIQNCVYPWDENNCKEKRKASILDNIDHTNVTIILVTCGLVVVLLIVASIIQVKQPRKKYIIRRDDFDPTLLHEAFEPPHYELCTLRRAASADHMSEMAMAEDFDKFHKLTRSSSKCIRDHHCGGAHSQVSSVRGSQSNLSVRDAAIMSDIPLSQSHQATPSSHRNILMMKYSYSQDGQDGCDQDDDMDDCPTPSQSHHVLAAHQSMSNDF encoded by the exons ATGGTGAACAAATTTGCCTTGCCTCTCG CAGTAGTCGCAGGTCTAATCACTCTTGGATTGTCTGGTACACCGGGGAAAAAAGCAG TGACAAACAATTCAGGGGTGACTCCAATAGGCCAATGTGGCACCTGGATAAAGGAGGCTGAGGGAGGCCTGTTCACCTCCCCCAACTACCCCCAAAAGTACCCACCAGAGCGAACATGTATTTATATCATTGAAG CTTCACCAAGACAATGCATCGACCTCTTCTTTGATGAGAAGTATTCAATAGAGCCTTCATGGGAATGCAAATTTGACCACATTGAAGTCCGCGATGGGCCCTTTTCCTTCTCCACTTTAATTGGTCGATACTGTGGCCAGGAAAGCCCTTTGTATATTAAATCAAGTGGGCGATACCTGCATATAAAGTTTGTCGCAGACGGCGAACTAGAGGCAATTGGATTTTCAGCACGCTATAACTTCACTCAAG ATCCTGAATTTAAAGACATGGGTGTCCTACCGCCTCTGCCTT TTTGTGAATTTGATCTGGGTGGATCAGATGGGATCATTGATTCTGCAGCAATACTCAAAGAGGGCAAAGCCTTACAGACAGAGGCTGTGGACTGTAGGTGGTTCATTCGAGCGCCACCAAAGGGAAGG ATCTATTTGCGATTTTTGGAATATGAGATGCACAACTCCAATGAATGCAAACGTAACTTTGTGGCTGTGTACGACGGGAGTAGCTCAGTGGAGCACCTGAAGAACAAGTTCTGCAGCACAGTTGCCAACGATGTCATGTTGGTTACCTCGGTGGGGGTCATACGAATGTGGGCTGATCAGGGCAGCCGAAAAAGCCGCTTCCGGATCCTTTTCACAACCTTCCTAGAGC CTCCATGTGAAGCGGAGGCTTTCTTTTGCCATAGCAACATGTGTATCAACACCAGCTTAGTGTGCAACGGGATCCAGAACTGTGTCTACCCCTGGGACGAGAACAACTGCAAAG AGAAGAGGAAAGCCAGCATCTTAGACAATATTGACCACACCAATGTCACAATCATTCTAGTCACCTGTGGTCTGGTGGTTGTCCTTCTCATTGTGGCAAGTATCATTCAAGTTAAACAGCCACGCAAAAAATACATCATCAGGAGGGATGACTTTGACCCCACATTGCTCCACGAGGCCTTTGAGCCGCCACATTATGAACTGTGCACTCTGCGGAGGGCAGCCTCTGCCGACCACATGAGCGAAATGGCTATGGCCGAGGACTTTGATAAGTTTCACAAACTCACACGGTCTTCGTCCAAATGCATTCGTGACCACCACTGCGGCGGAGCCCACTCCCAGGTGTCCAGCGTCAGGGGAAGCCAAAGTAACCTGAGTGTGCGGGACGCAGCCATTATGTCAGACATACCTCTCTCCCAGTCCCACCAGGCCACACCCTCCAGCCACAGGAATATACTGATGATGAAGTACAGTTACTCACAGGACGGGCAGGATGGTTGTGACCAGGATGACGACATGGATGACTGTCCGACCCCCAGCCAGAGCCACCATGTCCTGGCTGCACACCAGTCAATGTCCAATGATTTCTGA
- the atpsckmt gene encoding ATP synthase subunit C lysine N-methyltransferase: protein MAEHRLLETEAIQCNVNAKDSGFKKRLGLIATGIVGGSLVALYAVAGPFVAPALRKVCLPYVPATTAQVENVLKVLQARSGSLVDIGSGDGRIVIAAAKKGFRAVGFELNPWLVWYSRYRAWRAGVHHSTSFHISDLWKVSFNQYSNVVIFGVPQMMDQLEGKLQTELQSTAKVVACRFPFPTWAPDGTAGEGIDTVWVYDAESFKTERGTHQGHIVTPQQPLGNDDTTTSY, encoded by the exons ATGGCCGAACACCGTCTACTGGAAACGGAGGCGATACAATGTAACGTTAATGCTAAAGACAGCGGCTTCAAAAAACGTTTAGGACTGATCGCAACTGGAATTGTCGGGGGGTCATTGGTTGCCCTTTACGCTGTTGCAGGTCCATTTGTTGCACCTGCTTTGAGAAAGGTGTGCCTACCTTATGTTCCCGCAACTACAGCACAGGTGGAAAATGTCCTGAAAGTGCTGCAGGCGAGATCTGGATCCCTCGTGGACATCGGAAGTGGGGATGGAAGAATA GTGATAGCAGCTGCAAAGAAAGGATTTCGAGCCGTTGGATTTGAGTTGAATCCATGGTTGGTGTGGTACTCCCGTTACAGAGCTTGGAGAGCGGGTGTTCATCATTCTACTTCCTTCCACATATCAGATTTATGGAAG GTCAGCTTTAATCAGTACTCAAATGTTGTCATATTTGGAGTACCTCAGATG ATGGATCAGTTGGAGGGCAAACTGCAGACAGAACTACAGAGCACAGCTAAAGTGGTGGCCTGCCGtttcccttttcccacctgggcaCCTGATGGCACCGCTGGAGAAGGAATAGACACTGTGTGGGTATACGATGCAGAGTCGTTCAAAACAGAAAGAGGAACACATCAGGGACATATTGTAACTCCACAGCAGCCCCTGGGCAATGATGACACTACCACGTCATACTAA